One region of Bradyrhizobium betae genomic DNA includes:
- a CDS encoding GNAT family N-acetyltransferase, which yields MNDKSVSIRLARREDVPAMIAMLADDHLGRARERVEDPLPAVYYEAFARVERDPNLTLVVAESEGRVVGCLQLAVLPGISSQGGIRGLLEDVRVASDCRSRGIGEHLVQWAVTEAKARGCILVELLTHASRVDAQRFYKRLGFTSSHVGMTVRF from the coding sequence ATGAACGATAAGTCCGTCTCCATCCGTCTCGCGCGGCGCGAGGACGTCCCCGCGATGATCGCAATGCTCGCCGACGATCATCTCGGGCGCGCCCGCGAGCGCGTGGAGGACCCGCTGCCCGCGGTCTATTACGAGGCGTTCGCGCGGGTCGAGCGCGATCCGAACCTCACGCTCGTGGTTGCGGAGAGCGAGGGCAGGGTGGTCGGCTGTCTTCAGCTGGCGGTGCTGCCGGGCATCAGCTCGCAAGGCGGCATCCGCGGCCTGCTCGAAGATGTTCGCGTCGCTTCCGATTGCCGCAGCCGCGGCATCGGCGAGCATTTGGTGCAATGGGCGGTGACTGAAGCAAAAGCGCGCGGCTGCATCCTGGTCGAATTGCTCACGCATGCGAGCCGCGTCGACGCGCAGCGCTTCTACAAGCGACTCGGATTCACATCGAGTCATGTCGGCATGACTGTCCGCTTTTGA
- a CDS encoding glutathione S-transferase family protein codes for MQVYGDSNSGNCLKVKWVCDKLALPYQWIEIDTRKGETRTPQFLTMNGAGQVPTVAFDDGRTLAQSNAIIRYLARDSALIPRDAFAAAKMDEWLFWEQYSHEPYIAVCRFQLVYLGKDASELDPEKVKRGYAALDRMEQHLAASRFFAGEEVSLADVSLLAYTRLAHEGGFDLGRYPAVRRWIGEAEASLGLPPAR; via the coding sequence ATGCAGGTCTACGGCGACAGCAATTCCGGAAATTGTCTGAAGGTGAAATGGGTCTGCGACAAGCTCGCGCTGCCCTACCAGTGGATCGAGATCGACACCCGCAAGGGCGAGACGCGCACGCCGCAATTCCTGACAATGAACGGCGCCGGCCAGGTGCCGACCGTCGCATTCGATGACGGCCGCACGCTGGCGCAGTCCAATGCCATTATCCGCTACCTCGCCCGCGACAGCGCTCTGATCCCGCGCGACGCCTTTGCTGCGGCCAAGATGGACGAATGGCTGTTCTGGGAGCAGTACAGCCACGAGCCCTACATCGCGGTGTGCCGCTTCCAGCTGGTCTATCTCGGCAAGGACGCATCCGAGCTCGACCCCGAGAAGGTCAAGCGCGGTTATGCCGCGCTCGACCGCATGGAGCAGCACTTGGCCGCAAGCCGTTTCTTCGCCGGCGAAGAGGTTTCGCTCGCCGATGTCTCGCTGCTCGCCTATACCCGTCTCGCGCATGAAGGCGGCTTCGATCTTGGCCGTTACCCGGCCGTCCGCCGCTGGATCGGCGAAGCCGAGGCCTCTCTCGGCCTGCCGCCGGCGCGCTGA
- a CDS encoding outer membrane protein, translated as MRRLLLAAVMLGTVSVAHAADLSDLPILRGSFTDGLSKSSQNWDGFYVGGQFGFATSEIDFSHAPKSMTDFMLRDSILQAPVGGWSLLPKNHVQATGFGAYVGRNWQLYDAVMGVEANYSYMNNLASSASDSMSRLIPGETAPTNHAYTYNTTLGGGAALQLKDYATFRGRIGWAGGDFMPYAFGGLAIGRADVSRFATVSYVKYDDFTDPNSGVTTRSIAGTGTMTQSERRANSFIYGWTGGIGIEYALLDCVILRGEWEHVGFSNAKDISVSLNNFRLGAGYKF; from the coding sequence ATGCGTAGGCTTTTGTTGGCAGCGGTGATGTTGGGAACGGTGTCTGTCGCGCACGCGGCCGACCTTTCCGATCTGCCCATCCTGCGCGGCAGCTTCACCGACGGCCTCTCGAAGTCATCCCAAAATTGGGACGGCTTCTATGTCGGCGGCCAGTTCGGCTTTGCCACGTCGGAAATCGATTTCAGCCACGCCCCGAAATCGATGACCGATTTCATGCTTCGCGACAGCATTCTTCAGGCGCCGGTCGGCGGATGGTCGCTGCTGCCGAAAAATCACGTCCAGGCGACCGGGTTCGGCGCCTATGTGGGCCGCAACTGGCAGCTCTATGATGCCGTGATGGGCGTTGAGGCCAACTACAGCTACATGAACAATCTCGCGAGCAGTGCAAGCGATTCCATGTCGAGATTGATCCCCGGCGAAACAGCGCCGACCAATCACGCCTATACTTACAATACGACGCTCGGTGGCGGCGCCGCGTTGCAGCTCAAGGACTATGCGACTTTCCGAGGTCGGATCGGATGGGCCGGTGGAGACTTCATGCCCTATGCGTTTGGCGGCCTTGCGATCGGGCGCGCGGACGTGTCGAGGTTTGCGACCGTGTCGTACGTGAAATACGACGACTTTACGGACCCCAACTCCGGCGTTACGACTCGCTCGATCGCCGGCACCGGTACGATGACGCAGTCCGAGCGGCGCGCGAACAGTTTCATCTACGGATGGACGGGGGGCATCGGAATCGAATACGCGTTGCTCGACTGTGTGATCCTGCGCGGTGAGTGGGAGCATGTCGGGTTCTCGAACGCCAAGGATATCTCCGTCAGCCTGAACAATTTCCGCCTGGGCGCCGGCTACAAGTTCTGA
- a CDS encoding outer membrane beta-barrel protein, protein MRSVKSLLAAGAASLISSMAFAADMPIAAPPPMYAPVAQPADFGGWYLRGDIGFSNQSVKSVRKSDETAYSQMSSFNQTTGFDTAGIFGVGVGYRVNNWFRTDVTAQYRGKSNFKGSDVFNASAYGLGYSGVNNYNASKSELLFLANAYVDLGTWWCVTPFIGAGVGASQVNISNFTDSGSVTDRITAGPTHNGPSASYATAASGSKWNFAWAAHAGLAYKVNPSLTLELAYSYVDLGSGTTGAIVAYDGTTYGNTMKFKDITSHDLKLGVRWDLNSPPAYMPPPLVTKG, encoded by the coding sequence ATGCGTAGCGTTAAGTCTCTCCTTGCCGCGGGTGCGGCATCCCTGATCTCGTCGATGGCGTTCGCTGCCGACATGCCGATCGCGGCGCCCCCTCCCATGTACGCGCCGGTGGCTCAGCCCGCCGATTTCGGTGGCTGGTATCTGCGCGGTGACATCGGCTTCAGCAATCAGAGCGTAAAGAGCGTTCGGAAATCCGACGAAACTGCCTATTCCCAGATGAGTTCGTTCAATCAGACGACCGGCTTCGATACTGCGGGGATCTTTGGCGTCGGTGTCGGTTATCGTGTCAACAACTGGTTCCGCACGGATGTCACTGCTCAGTATCGTGGCAAATCGAATTTCAAGGGATCGGACGTATTCAATGCCTCCGCCTACGGTCTCGGCTATTCCGGGGTCAACAACTACAATGCCAGCAAGTCCGAGCTGCTGTTCCTGGCAAATGCTTACGTGGATCTAGGGACGTGGTGGTGTGTGACTCCGTTCATCGGTGCTGGTGTCGGCGCATCGCAGGTCAACATTTCTAACTTCACTGATAGCGGTTCGGTTACAGACCGCATAACAGCCGGGCCCACACATAACGGCCCCTCGGCGAGCTATGCAACTGCAGCGTCCGGCTCAAAATGGAACTTCGCTTGGGCCGCGCACGCGGGTCTGGCCTACAAGGTAAACCCCAGTCTCACGCTCGAATTGGCCTATAGCTATGTCGATCTCGGCAGTGGAACGACCGGTGCGATTGTGGCGTACGATGGCACCACGTATGGCAATACAATGAAGTTCAAGGACATCACGTCCCACGACCTCAAGCTCGGCGTGCGCTGGGATCTCAACAGCCCGCCGGCCTACATGCCGCCGCCGCTCGTCACCAAGGGCTGA
- a CDS encoding MFS transporter, with translation MNKPVIVPAETLTEPVVVADVAPGAAKAAGPAYVVLAGISVSHFLNDTMQSLIASVYPILKDTYALDFAQIGMITLAFQFTASLLQPVVGHYTDKKAQPYSLAIGMASTFFGLLLLSAAHQYLVILVAAALVGLGSAVFHPESARIARLASGGRYGFAQSVFQLGGSFGTSMGPVLAALIVVPFGQGSIAWFSSIAFLAILILWRIGRWYEPQIKAKKTIAVQAHPDAPSSRRVVVALLVLVALLFSKQLYVSSLSSYYIFYLIDRFGVSTQTAQIYLFIFLAANAVGAFFGGPLGDRFGRKIVIWISILGALPFTLALPYAGLYASAVLSVIIGIIISSTTSSIIVFAQELVPHRFGMISGVFFGVAFGIGGLGAAVLGKLADHTSIEFVYQVCAYLPAIGLLAVFLPRLPRHMR, from the coding sequence TTGAACAAGCCTGTCATTGTACCTGCGGAAACGCTGACCGAGCCCGTCGTCGTTGCCGACGTCGCGCCTGGCGCTGCCAAGGCCGCCGGGCCGGCCTATGTCGTGCTCGCCGGCATCAGCGTCTCGCACTTCCTCAACGACACCATGCAGTCGCTGATCGCCTCGGTGTATCCGATCCTGAAGGACACCTACGCGCTCGACTTCGCGCAGATCGGCATGATCACGCTGGCGTTCCAGTTCACGGCTTCGCTGCTCCAGCCCGTGGTCGGGCACTACACCGACAAGAAGGCGCAGCCTTACTCGCTGGCGATCGGCATGGCCTCGACCTTCTTCGGCCTGCTGCTGCTCAGCGCCGCGCATCAGTATCTCGTCATCCTCGTGGCTGCCGCCCTGGTCGGCCTCGGCTCGGCGGTGTTTCATCCCGAATCCGCGCGCATCGCGCGGCTGGCGTCCGGCGGCCGCTACGGCTTCGCGCAATCGGTGTTTCAGCTCGGCGGCAGTTTCGGCACGTCGATGGGACCGGTGCTGGCCGCGCTGATCGTGGTGCCGTTCGGGCAGGGCAGCATCGCCTGGTTCTCCTCGATCGCGTTCCTGGCGATTCTCATCCTCTGGCGCATCGGCCGCTGGTATGAGCCGCAGATCAAGGCCAAGAAGACGATCGCGGTTCAAGCCCATCCCGACGCGCCGAGCTCGCGCCGCGTGGTGGTCGCGCTGCTGGTGCTGGTGGCACTGCTGTTCTCCAAGCAGCTCTACGTCTCCAGCCTGTCGAGCTACTACATCTTCTATTTGATCGACCGTTTCGGCGTGTCGACGCAGACCGCCCAGATCTATCTCTTCATCTTCCTCGCGGCGAACGCGGTCGGCGCGTTCTTCGGCGGTCCCTTGGGTGATCGCTTCGGCCGCAAGATCGTGATCTGGATCTCGATCCTGGGCGCGCTGCCGTTCACGCTGGCGCTGCCCTATGCCGGGCTTTATGCGAGCGCGGTGCTGAGCGTGATCATCGGCATCATCATTTCCTCGACGACATCGTCGATCATCGTGTTCGCGCAGGAGCTGGTGCCGCACCGCTTCGGCATGATCTCCGGCGTGTTCTTCGGTGTCGCCTTCGGCATCGGTGGCCTCGGTGCCGCCGTGCTCGGCAAGCTCGCCGACCACACCTCGATCGAGTTCGTCTATCAGGTCTGCGCCTACCTGCCGGCGATCGGCCTGCTCGCGGTGTTCCTGCCCAGGCTACCGCGGCACATGCGTTAA
- the glmM gene encoding phosphoglucosamine mutase, with amino-acid sequence MSRKYFGTDGIRGRANGLITPELALKVGQAAGLAFQRGDHRHRVVIGKDTRLSGYMIEYAMVAGFTSVGMDVLLVGPMPTPAVAMLTKSMRADLGVMISASHNLFEDNGIKLFGPQGFKLSDDVEKQIELLLDEPIEKRLAQSASLGRARRIDGVHDRYIEFAKRTLPRDLSLDGLRVVIDCANGAAYKVVPEALWELGADVVPIGVEPDGFNINKDCGSTSPEALSRKVREMRADIGIALDGDADRVILVDERGHVVDGDQLLAVIAQSWKEDGRLSRPGIVATVMSNLGLERFLKGHGLDLVRTPVGDRYVLEQMLNGGYNLGGEQSGHIILSDYATTGDGFVAALQVLAVVQKLRRPVSEVCHRFDPLPQILKNVRHKGGKPLDDSDVKSAISDGEKRLNGHGRLLIRSSGTEPVIRVMGEGEDRILVEDVVDTIVSALGLAAA; translated from the coding sequence ATGAGCCGCAAATATTTCGGGACGGACGGGATTCGGGGCCGCGCCAACGGACTGATCACGCCGGAGCTCGCGCTCAAGGTCGGCCAGGCCGCAGGCCTAGCGTTTCAGCGCGGTGACCACCGCCATCGGGTCGTGATCGGCAAGGACACCCGCCTGTCCGGCTACATGATCGAATACGCGATGGTCGCGGGCTTCACTTCGGTCGGCATGGACGTGCTGCTGGTCGGCCCGATGCCGACGCCGGCGGTCGCGATGCTGACCAAGTCGATGCGCGCCGATCTCGGCGTGATGATCTCGGCCTCGCACAATCTGTTCGAGGACAACGGCATCAAGCTGTTCGGCCCGCAGGGCTTCAAGCTGTCCGATGACGTCGAGAAGCAGATCGAGCTGCTGCTCGACGAGCCCATCGAGAAGCGGCTTGCGCAGAGCGCGAGCCTCGGTCGCGCCCGCCGTATCGACGGCGTGCATGACCGCTACATCGAATTCGCCAAGCGCACGCTGCCGCGCGATCTGTCGCTCGACGGCCTGCGCGTCGTGATCGATTGCGCCAACGGCGCCGCCTACAAGGTCGTGCCGGAAGCGCTGTGGGAGTTGGGCGCCGACGTGGTGCCGATCGGCGTCGAGCCCGACGGTTTCAACATCAACAAGGATTGCGGCTCGACCTCGCCGGAAGCGCTGTCGCGGAAGGTGCGCGAGATGCGCGCCGACATCGGCATTGCGCTGGACGGCGACGCCGATCGCGTCATCCTGGTCGACGAGCGCGGCCATGTCGTCGACGGCGACCAGCTCCTCGCGGTGATCGCGCAGAGCTGGAAGGAAGACGGACGTCTCTCGCGGCCCGGCATCGTCGCCACCGTGATGTCCAATCTCGGGCTCGAACGTTTTCTGAAGGGCCACGGGCTCGATCTCGTCCGCACCCCGGTCGGCGACCGCTACGTGCTCGAGCAGATGCTGAACGGCGGCTACAATCTCGGCGGCGAGCAGTCCGGCCACATCATCCTGTCCGACTACGCCACCACCGGCGACGGCTTCGTCGCCGCCTTGCAGGTGCTGGCCGTGGTGCAGAAGCTGCGCCGCCCGGTGTCGGAAGTCTGCCACCGTTTCGATCCGCTGCCGCAGATCCTCAAGAACGTCCGTCACAAGGGCGGCAAGCCGCTCGATGATTCCGACGTCAAGTCGGCGATCTCCGACGGCGAGAAGCGCCTCAACGGCCACGGCCGCCTGCTGATCCGCTCCTCGGGCACCGAGCCCGTGATCCGCGTCATGGGCGAGGGCGAAGACCGCATCCTGGTCGAGGACGTCGTCGACACCATCGTCTCGGCATTGGGGCTGGCCGCGGCCTGA
- a CDS encoding alpha-hydroxy acid oxidase, which translates to MKHITCIDDLRTLHQRRVPKAFFDYCDRGSYAEETLRANRDDMQHIKFRQRILVDVSKRDTSTTILGEPSTMPLMLAPVGLLGMQHGDGEIHACRAAQAAGIPFTQSTMSICSIEDIAANVEKPFWFQLYVMKDRGFIKELIQRAMAAKCSALVLTVDLQVIGQRHADIKNGMTIPPEWSLSKFLDFATKPAWVSGVLQGKRRTFGNIAGHVKNTEDLNRLAEWTASQFDTSLNWKDIEWVRSIWPGKLIIKGILDVEDAEEAAKTGAQALVVSNHGGRQLDGAPSSIEVLPEIADAVGDRMEIMFDGGIRSGQDVMRALALGAKSCMIGRAYAYGLGAGGQAGVAKAIDIIQKELLTTMGLCGVNRIDEIDDHVIAV; encoded by the coding sequence ATGAAGCACATCACCTGTATCGACGACCTTCGCACCCTGCATCAGCGTCGCGTGCCGAAGGCGTTCTTCGACTATTGCGACCGCGGCTCCTACGCCGAGGAAACGCTGCGCGCCAATCGCGATGACATGCAGCACATCAAGTTCCGCCAGCGCATCCTGGTCGACGTCTCCAAGCGCGACACCTCGACCACGATCCTCGGCGAGCCCTCGACCATGCCGCTGATGCTGGCGCCCGTCGGCCTGCTCGGCATGCAGCATGGCGACGGCGAGATCCACGCCTGCCGCGCCGCGCAGGCCGCCGGCATCCCGTTCACGCAGTCGACGATGTCGATCTGCTCGATCGAGGACATCGCCGCCAATGTCGAGAAGCCGTTCTGGTTCCAGCTCTACGTGATGAAGGACCGCGGCTTCATCAAGGAATTGATCCAGCGTGCGATGGCAGCCAAGTGCAGCGCGCTGGTGCTGACCGTCGATCTCCAGGTGATCGGCCAGCGCCACGCCGACATCAAGAACGGCATGACGATCCCACCCGAATGGTCGCTGTCGAAGTTCCTCGATTTCGCGACCAAGCCAGCCTGGGTCTCCGGCGTGCTGCAAGGCAAGCGCCGCACCTTCGGCAACATTGCAGGCCATGTGAAGAACACCGAGGACCTCAACCGGCTCGCGGAATGGACCGCCTCGCAGTTCGACACGTCATTGAACTGGAAGGACATCGAGTGGGTCCGCAGCATCTGGCCGGGCAAGCTCATCATCAAGGGCATTCTCGACGTCGAGGATGCCGAGGAAGCAGCCAAGACCGGCGCGCAGGCGCTGGTGGTGTCAAACCATGGCGGCCGTCAGCTCGACGGCGCGCCCTCCTCGATCGAGGTGCTGCCGGAGATCGCCGACGCCGTCGGCGACAGAATGGAAATCATGTTCGACGGCGGCATCCGCTCCGGCCAGGACGTGATGCGCGCGCTCGCGCTCGGCGCAAAATCCTGCATGATCGGCCGCGCCTATGCCTATGGCCTCGGCGCCGGCGGCCAGGCCGGCGTCGCCAAGGCGATCGACATCATCCAGAAAGAGCTGCTCACCACCATGGGCCTGTGCGGCGTCAACCGCATCGACGAGATCGACGATCACGTCATTGCGGTGTAG
- a CDS encoding shikimate dehydrogenase: MTAPKAPAACLIGWPAAHSRSPLIHHYWLRTLGIEGGYVIEAVPPEDLRDFVLRLPLRGFVGANVTIPHKEGVLALSTPDARARAVGAANTLWFEGGELHSTNTDVEGFINNLDAGAPGWDTADEALVLGAGGSSRAVIFGLLERGISRIHLANRTLERAGTLASQFGPNVHPVTWDAIDDVLPRAKLLVNTTSLGMHGQPSLAIDVARLPRSAVVADLVYVPLVTPLLAAAQARGLRTADGLGMLLHQAVRGFELWFGRRPAVTAELRALVEADLTKT; this comes from the coding sequence ATGACCGCGCCCAAAGCTCCCGCAGCCTGCCTGATCGGATGGCCGGCCGCGCATTCGCGCTCGCCGCTGATCCATCATTACTGGCTGCGCACGCTCGGAATCGAGGGCGGCTATGTCATCGAGGCGGTGCCGCCGGAGGATCTCCGCGACTTCGTGCTGCGCCTGCCGCTGCGTGGCTTCGTCGGCGCCAACGTCACCATCCCGCACAAGGAGGGCGTGCTGGCGCTGTCGACGCCCGATGCGCGCGCCAGGGCCGTAGGCGCGGCCAACACGCTATGGTTCGAAGGCGGCGAGCTGCATTCGACCAACACCGACGTCGAGGGCTTCATCAACAATCTCGATGCCGGCGCACCCGGCTGGGACACGGCGGACGAGGCGCTGGTGCTCGGCGCCGGCGGCTCCTCGCGCGCCGTCATATTTGGCCTGCTCGAGCGCGGCATCAGCCGCATCCATCTCGCCAACCGCACCCTCGAGCGGGCCGGGACGCTGGCAAGCCAGTTCGGGCCGAACGTGCATCCGGTGACGTGGGACGCGATCGACGACGTGCTGCCGCGCGCAAAACTTCTCGTGAACACGACCTCGCTCGGCATGCACGGCCAGCCGTCGCTCGCCATTGACGTGGCCCGTCTGCCGCGGTCGGCCGTGGTCGCCGATCTCGTCTACGTCCCGCTGGTCACGCCGTTGCTCGCCGCAGCGCAGGCGCGGGGCCTCAGGACCGCCGACGGGCTCGGCATGCTGCTGCATCAGGCGGTCCGCGGCTTCGAGCTGTGGTTTGGCCGCAGGCCGGCGGTCACTGCGGAATTGCGCGCGCTGGTCGAGGCCGATCTCACGAAGACTTGA
- a CDS encoding SulP family inorganic anion transporter, with protein MSITDEHAGKLHQLRRPTFTELYLPKLVTVWREGYGLADLRADVFAGLTVAIVALPLSMAIAIASGVTPDRGLYTAVVGGFIASLLGGSRFQIGGPAGAFIVLVAATAERQGVDGVILATLMAGLFLVAAGFLRIGTYIKFIPYPVTVGFTAGIAVIIFASQLRDLGGITLAGKEPSEFVPKLVALAGGLPTINPSAVAVAVVSIAIIAGLRRWRPSWPGILIAVVLAAVACTVLSLPVETIGSRFGGIPRELPSPALPAFSLAKATAVLPDAIAFALLAAIESLLSAVVADGMTGRRHRSNCELVAQGAANIGSALFGGICVTGLIARTATNIRAGARGPLAGMLHSVFLLLFMLIAAPLASYIPLAALASVLVVVAWTMAEKHEFATLLRSSWGDAVVLLATFLLTIFRDLTEGILVGFALGAVLFIHRMSEMTGIEERSPLVADDRPDDGNGTRVPYDPALAVDRDVLVYRITGAFFFGAASAIGSVLDGVADGRKAFVVDFTAVPFLDSTAANVLGRVAAKARRQGIRLFITGASPTVRRALLTHGVSPRHARYRQTIERAVADIKAAPGASGSATLPPPA; from the coding sequence ATGAGCATCACGGACGAACACGCAGGCAAGCTGCACCAGCTTCGTCGGCCGACCTTTACCGAACTCTATCTGCCAAAGCTCGTGACCGTATGGCGCGAGGGCTATGGCCTTGCCGATCTCCGCGCCGATGTGTTCGCGGGCCTCACGGTCGCGATCGTCGCGCTGCCGTTGTCGATGGCGATCGCGATCGCCTCGGGCGTGACGCCGGACCGGGGCCTCTACACCGCTGTCGTCGGTGGCTTCATCGCATCGCTGCTCGGCGGCAGCCGGTTTCAGATCGGCGGCCCAGCCGGCGCCTTCATCGTGCTGGTCGCTGCGACCGCCGAGCGTCAGGGCGTCGACGGCGTGATCCTCGCCACCCTGATGGCGGGGCTTTTTCTGGTTGCCGCCGGCTTCCTGCGGATCGGCACCTACATCAAGTTCATCCCCTATCCGGTGACGGTCGGCTTCACCGCCGGCATCGCCGTGATCATCTTCGCCAGCCAGCTTCGCGATCTCGGCGGAATCACGCTCGCGGGGAAAGAGCCGAGCGAGTTCGTTCCGAAACTCGTCGCGCTCGCCGGCGGCCTGCCCACCATCAATCCGTCCGCCGTGGCCGTCGCGGTCGTCAGCATCGCCATCATCGCCGGCCTGCGGCGCTGGCGGCCGTCCTGGCCCGGCATCCTGATCGCGGTCGTGCTCGCGGCTGTCGCGTGTACCGTGCTGTCGCTGCCGGTCGAGACCATCGGCTCGCGCTTCGGCGGCATTCCGCGCGAACTGCCGTCGCCGGCCTTGCCGGCGTTCTCGCTTGCGAAGGCGACGGCGGTGCTGCCGGATGCGATTGCGTTCGCGCTGTTGGCTGCCATTGAATCGCTGCTTTCGGCGGTGGTGGCGGACGGCATGACCGGGCGCCGTCACCGCTCCAATTGCGAATTGGTGGCGCAAGGCGCCGCCAATATCGGCTCGGCATTGTTCGGCGGCATTTGTGTCACCGGTCTGATCGCGCGAACCGCAACCAACATCCGCGCCGGTGCGCGCGGCCCGCTCGCGGGCATGCTGCATTCGGTCTTCCTGCTGCTGTTCATGCTGATCGCGGCACCGCTGGCGAGCTACATTCCGCTGGCCGCGCTCGCCTCCGTGCTCGTCGTCGTCGCCTGGACCATGGCGGAGAAGCACGAATTCGCCACGCTGCTGCGCTCCTCGTGGGGCGACGCCGTCGTGCTGCTCGCCACCTTCCTGCTCACGATCTTCCGCGATCTGACCGAAGGCATCCTGGTTGGTTTTGCGCTCGGCGCGGTGCTGTTCATCCACCGCATGTCGGAGATGACCGGCATCGAGGAGCGGTCGCCGCTGGTGGCCGACGACCGTCCCGATGACGGCAATGGGACGCGCGTTCCTTACGATCCCGCACTCGCGGTCGATCGCGACGTGCTGGTCTACCGCATCACCGGCGCGTTCTTCTTCGGTGCCGCATCGGCCATCGGCAGCGTGCTCGACGGCGTCGCCGACGGGCGCAAGGCTTTCGTGGTCGATTTCACGGCCGTGCCATTCCTGGACTCCACCGCGGCGAACGTGCTGGGGCGCGTCGCCGCCAAGGCCAGGCGCCAGGGCATCCGGCTGTTCATCACCGGGGCCTCGCCCACGGTCCGCCGCGCGCTGCTCACGCACGGTGTGAGCCCGCGACACGCGCGTTATCGTCAGACCATCGAGCGTGCCGTCGCCGATATCAAGGCGGCCCCCGGTGCGAGTGGATCCGCGACGCTGCCGCCGCCTGCTTGA
- a CDS encoding helix-turn-helix domain-containing protein translates to MITSFQMRAARALLGIDQRTLAELAGVSLPTIQRMEASTGNVRGVVETLMRVVDAFERAGVELIGEQARSEGGGRGVRLKEPGPPRRVGA, encoded by the coding sequence GTGATCACGTCATTCCAGATGCGGGCAGCCCGCGCGCTGCTTGGCATTGACCAGAGGACCTTGGCGGAACTCGCAGGCGTGTCGCTGCCGACCATCCAGCGGATGGAGGCGAGCACCGGCAACGTTCGTGGTGTGGTCGAGACCCTGATGAGGGTGGTCGATGCGTTCGAGCGGGCCGGCGTCGAGCTGATCGGCGAACAGGCGCGCAGCGAAGGCGGCGGACGCGGCGTTCGGCTGAAAGAGCCGGGGCCGCCACGCCGGGTGGGGGCGTGA